Proteins encoded within one genomic window of Eublepharis macularius isolate TG4126 chromosome 10, MPM_Emac_v1.0, whole genome shotgun sequence:
- the LOC129336510 gene encoding integrase/recombinase xerD homolog: MQGVLCSVAPSTLRAYSAALTRFLAFAGTAGGDGSWPTSQVVVLQYLVHLRGLGLSPRSMRRDLAAVSFFSKAQGFPDPCSGFIVRRALKGWARLAPLPPDRRRPITLDILERVLHALPSLCWSPGEARLFRAAFMVAFYGAFRVSEIVAGSRSDTSGRALAASDLTCSPRLVTITLRRSKTDQRGRGSTVTLRAARRRLLCPVRAVRAFLDSRPPCLGPFFIHEDGSPLSRYQFSSVLRACLLAAGLPPMQFGSHSFRIGTATVAAGLGLPPSVIQSIGRWCSSAFRSYIHPTGEASH, from the coding sequence ATGCAGGGAGTATTGTGCTCGGTGGCCCCGTCCACCCTCCGGGCGTACTCGGCAGCTCTCACCCGCTTCTTGGCCTTTGCTGGAACCGCTGGGGGTGATGGGTCTTGGCCCACCTCTCAGGTCGTCGTCCTGCAGTACCTGGTGCATCTCAGGGGTCTGGGACTTTCCCCTCGTTCCATGCGGAGAGATTTAGCAGCCGTCTCCTTTTTCAGTAAGGCCCAGGGCTTCCCCGACCCTTGCAGCGGTTTCATTGTCCGCCGGGCCCTTAAGGGCTGGGCCAGGCTCGCCCCGCTTCCCCCGGACCGCAGGCGCCCCATCACGCTGGACATCCTCGAGCGCGTGCTGCACGCTTTGCCCAGCCTTTGTTGGTCCCCAGGCGAGGCCCGGCTCTTTCGCGCCGCCTTCATGGTAGCCTTTTACGGTGCTTTCCGTGTTAGCGAGATTGTGGCGGGTTCCCGTTCCGACACGTCAGGCCGCGCCCTGGCAGCCTCTGACCTGACCTGTTCCCCCCGCCTCGTGACCATCACCCTGCGGCGTTCCAAGACCGACCAGCGTGGCCGAGGGTCCACCGTCACGCTGCGGGCAGCTAGGCGCCGGCTGCTTTGCCCGGTTCGAGCAGTCAGGGCCTTCCTGGATTCCCGCCCCCCCTGCCTCGGGCCCTTCTTTATACATGAGGACGGGTCCCCCCTCTCTCGGTACCAGTTCTCCTCGGTGCTCAGGGCTTGCCTGCTGGCCGCGGGGCTTCCCCCCATGCAGTTTGGCTCACACTCATTTCGCATAGGGACGGCAACCGTGGCCGCTGGCTTGGGGCTCCCACCGTCGGTCATTCAGTCCATCGGGCGCTGGTGCTCCAGCGCTTTCCGTTCCTATATTCACCCCACCGGGGAGGCCTCGCACTAA